AACAGCTCATCAATGATGAAAGTGTCCTTTTCGATAACCTCAAATTGGAAGACGGAAGAGTGATGCTGATCCGAGATAAAGGTGATAACTATTTCAACATTGATTATTTGGTTGAAGCTATACGGAATTTATCTTCTCCAAGCACTGACACTTCCGTTAGAACTGCCAAAAATTTACTAATTAGAAAAGCCTCCCTTTCAAATATTATTTTGGGTGTTGCAAATTTGGATACAGACAGTATTAAAGAAGGATTTAATTACAATCAGTTTGTCTTACATGATTTGAATGCAGACCTAGAGAATTTCAGGAGTCGTGCAGACACCATTCAAATGCAGGTTCAACAGCTATCTGCTGTTGATTCAGTTACTGGTATGAAAATACATAAATTGAAATCATTATTTGAAATCTCTCAAACAAGGCTTTCTTTAACTGACCTCAATTTGGAAGTGAATAAAAGCACAATCGCAGATTCAATTGTCTTTAATTATAATAGCATTAGCGACCTGTCTTACATCATCGATTCAGTAAACATCAATGCGAACTTTAAAAACTCCATCATTTTTACCGAAGATCTAGCGTTATTTGCGCCCTATGTCGGTAATTATGAAGACAAAATAAATGTATCCGGCAACTTTAACGGAAAAATAAAGCGCTTTAAAGCCAATAATTTAAACTTAAAATTTGGCGCTTCTAGTTTCATTAATGGGGACATAAAAATTGATGGGCTTCCATATTTCCAAGAATCATTTATAAATCTCGACTTAACTAATTCTTCCTTATTGCCCTCTGATCTAAAGCAATACATAAATGACAGCATTGCTTTTGAAAGAATTCAAAATTTTGGTGTCACTACTTTTACAGGCAGTTTCATAGGTTTCCCCACTGACTTTGTTGCAGATGGAGTATTTACTTCCCCGCTTGGAAGAGTTGAATCTGACTTAAATCTAAAAATTGCAAAGAATTCAAGATTATCGACCTATAAAGGCAGTCTTTCAACTTATAATTTTGATTTAGGTAAATTCTTGGATGCAGATTCTATTTTTCAAAAGGTTCAAATGACGGGAAATATTCAAGGCAGCGGTTTTACACTTCAAAACGCAAAACTTAATTTGAATGCCAATATTAGCTTTCTCGGTTTAAATGGATATGAATATCAAAACATTACAACTAATGCGGAATTGGCATCAGAGTTTTTTAACGGTAAACTCAAAATAAACGACCCATTATTAAAATTTCAAATGGATGGTTCAATTGACCTACGAAATAATAAAAACTTAATAAATATTGAGGCAGATTTAGATACAATCAATTTTAAAGACTTAAATATTACCAAGGAAGATTTTATTTTAACAGCAAAAGGTAAATTGAATGGAAAAGGTATTGTGCTAGATAGTATTGAGGGCAGTACTTCATTGCAAAAAATTTATGCTGCTTACCATGGAAACTCTCTACAATTAGATTCATTGGTAATTAACACTTCAAAGAATAATAATTTTAGAAAATTAAGCATCAACTCTGATTTATTTAGAGCTTCAATTGATGGAGATTACGTTTTCTCTCAACTGCAAAAAGACTTATTTAGAACTGCTAAAGAGTATCAGCTTAATATTGAAAATGATAAGAGTAAAATAGAAGATTATTACAGCAATATTGATTCAACAGCCAATTTGGATAACTATTTAGTAGATTTCAACTTTCGCATAAAGGAGATTAACCCACTGATAAGTTTATTCATACCTAAACTCTATGTAAAAAAAGGTGCTGTCATCAAGGGTCAGTATCAAAATGGTAAAAATAGTAATATATATATTGAATCTATTTTTGACTCAGTCAACTATGACAATCATGCGTTTTCAAAAAATAAAATAGATTTTAATTTCAGTAAATATCATCTAAGTCAGGATGTTTTGGGCATTGGCTTTATCAATTCCGAAAATCAAAAACTTGATAACAATATTCAAAGTGAGAATCTGAGGCTAGAGCTGTATTGGACTGGTAGAGAAGTAAACTTTAGTACCGAAATTGACCAAGTTGAAAGTGAAAATCATGTTAATATCAGCGGGAATTTAAAGTTTTTAGAAGATAGTCTCAGTCTTAATATTGAAAGATCGGATATCAAATTTTTATCAAAAAACTGGAACTTCGTTGACAATAATAATTTAAGAATCAGCAATCAAACCTATGAATTTAAAAATTTCGGGATTTTCGCTGACGATGAACGCATCACAGCCAATGGAGAAATATCTCAGGATTCTACCAAATCCTTACTGATTGAAATCGATAGTTTCAATATTGAAAACATCAATGAATTAGTAGAAGAACATGATTTTAAAGGAACGGCCAATGGCTTTGTTGAAATACAAAATTTCGATAATGAATTTATCTTGAATACAGAACTCAGTATTTATCAGTTTTATCTTGATGAATTCCTAATTGGAAACATCAATGGTTATTCTAATTGGCAACCTAATGATAGAAAGTTGATGATGGATTACATCGTTACTAGAAAAAACCAAGACATCATAGAATTAGATGGTAGCTATACACCAGCAAGCGAAGAGAATTCATTAGATCTTAGTGCTAGTCTAAGTAAAACCAATTTAGTGATTGTAGAGCCTTTTATTAACGACATATTCTCAGAAATGAAAGGTGAGGTAGACGGAGTATTTCAAATTACTGGAAATTTAAACAGGCCTGTGGTAAACGGAACTGGTACAATTTCTAATGGTGGCATTAAGGTCAATTACTTAAACACCTATTACGATTATACCGGAAACATAAAATTTGATCAAGATAAAGTTACTTTTAATAACATCCAATTAATTGATGATCAAGGCAATAACGGATA
This is a stretch of genomic DNA from Marivirga harenae. It encodes these proteins:
- a CDS encoding translocation/assembly module TamB domain-containing protein — its product is MKEEQNITQGIKKGIAKAILWLFLILFFSLSVIVLAMQSSSVQTKVAQYGSEYFSKKLGFHITIEKINIEWFDQIMLSGLYVQNKDSSTFIDIKSLLVNYDIKQLINDESVLFDNLKLEDGRVMLIRDKGDNYFNIDYLVEAIRNLSSPSTDTSVRTAKNLLIRKASLSNIILGVANLDTDSIKEGFNYNQFVLHDLNADLENFRSRADTIQMQVQQLSAVDSVTGMKIHKLKSLFEISQTRLSLTDLNLEVNKSTIADSIVFNYNSISDLSYIIDSVNINANFKNSIIFTEDLALFAPYVGNYEDKINVSGNFNGKIKRFKANNLNLKFGASSFINGDIKIDGLPYFQESFINLDLTNSSLLPSDLKQYINDSIAFERIQNFGVTTFTGSFIGFPTDFVADGVFTSPLGRVESDLNLKIAKNSRLSTYKGSLSTYNFDLGKFLDADSIFQKVQMTGNIQGSGFTLQNAKLNLNANISFLGLNGYEYQNITTNAELASEFFNGKLKINDPLLKFQMDGSIDLRNNKNLINIEADLDTINFKDLNITKEDFILTAKGKLNGKGIVLDSIEGSTSLQKIYAAYHGNSLQLDSLVINTSKNNNFRKLSINSDLFRASIDGDYVFSQLQKDLFRTAKEYQLNIENDKSKIEDYYSNIDSTANLDNYLVDFNFRIKEINPLISLFIPKLYVKKGAVIKGQYQNGKNSNIYIESIFDSVNYDNHAFSKNKIDFNFSKYHLSQDVLGIGFINSENQKLDNNIQSENLRLELYWTGREVNFSTEIDQVESENHVNISGNLKFLEDSLSLNIERSDIKFLSKNWNFVDNNNLRISNQTYEFKNFGIFADDERITANGEISQDSTKSLLIEIDSFNIENINELVEEHDFKGTANGFVEIQNFDNEFILNTELSIYQFYLDEFLIGNINGYSNWQPNDRKLMMDYIVTRKNQDIIELDGSYTPASEENSLDLSASLSKTNLVIVEPFINDIFSEMKGEVDGVFQITGNLNRPVVNGTGTISNGGIKVNYLNTYYDYTGNIKFDQDKVTFNNIQLIDDQGNNGYLNGDLLHDGFTDLRLDLYGRMNEFKVLNSSAKDNELYYGTAFVSGTVAFTGSVGNLTIDAQAKSEKGTRIFIPVESTSSVQQEEYIHFINIKDTANNKTINVGKVKGVDIKGVTMNFDLELTPDAYAEIIFDIKSGDIIRGRGNGKLSMNIDTNGAFSMIGDYTLTEGGYNFTLYNIINKEFSIQAGSQITWDGDPYGANLDIQAVYEQNVSLLPIVDIGQDSTLANAPELKRRYPAKVLLDLKGDLMQPEVDFDISFINYPDQIYTDSEVSFPLRTSVTAFEAELEADEQELKRQVFSLIILRRLSPRASFAVSGSVGNSVSEFLSNQLSYWVTQIDENLEIDVDLGSFDEDQFNTFQLRLSYSFLGGRLRVTRDGGFTQGETDDVNQEILGILGDWSVEYLLTPDGKLRAKIYNRTNFNSLITSQEANSATTSTGVSLVHVTSFDQLKEIFQRKKKQNKEDEKEKNTAPEEINSDAVRREEDENSK